In a single window of the Drosophila albomicans strain 15112-1751.03 chromosome 3, ASM965048v2, whole genome shotgun sequence genome:
- the LOC117568454 gene encoding bromodomain-containing protein homolog has protein sequence MGLDFDVVEYCKGVKTKQSLPPFGCPVRDCDRSYKTLVGLQGHLTNYDHDNPQPLTPILKPNRKKARSSRALHSTPKGNDSGSGGGDGGGIGGGGATKNNDSEFSNAAHRNVHCNPESLVSYNELEATVTFNIDGKSVRLGIDDPLPIVDDEEFVRLVERGCILNADAPPLEEKASWAKVQVPVANVREIADYHVPDAPVRPLAYYRFIEKSAEELDGEIEYDVDEEDSAWLEHMNEQRAKQNLNAIGIDTMELLMDRLEKESHFQAAANGTPTGVEVDDDAVCCICLDGECQNTNVILFCDMCNLAVHQDCYGVPYIPEGQWLCRRCLQSPSKAVNCVLCPNAGGAFKQTDHGQWAHVVCALWIPEVRFANTVFLEPIDSIETIPPARWRLTCYVCKEKGLGACIQCHRNSCYAAFHVTCAQQAGLYMTMDTVKDGHNDSSVHVQKFAYCHAHTPADAKLKTNVPDFEDTRLKMREARKALAKKRSTAPVVLIPTIPPDRVQEIASMVHMQKKKEFLDRIIAYWTLKRHYRNGVPLLRRLQSQGNNHGVIQRNGIEGSPDTKELYRQLKYWQCLRQDLERARLLCELVRKREKLKVAFVKISEEVVMLQLNPLESALGKLLDALETRDTMEIFREPVDTSEVPDYMDIVKHPMDLGTMRTRLKDCRYTSLEQLEADFDLMIQNCLAYNNKDTVFYRAGIRMRDQAAPLFVQLRKELQRDGLLERNQRSHVDHVEGEVEQELRQLLAAPPSEDVVQKLLILADKSQVLKNPSYRTKKIKQIRLEITRMRKALQKARFAARHAAHAHSQTDDDEDEDTGVTPSKKRTRKRLNSSAMDLDESQDMQVHHNDDDEDDDDDSEDDSMAEDSISKNAGHMAQTPPCSPVKSLNNSSSPVGINRRTAILLTRKAQAALKRPSEQLTTPVKEEHHNSQSSSAQSTSASSSSTTTAATAASSMLNASLATATPTAASNFALTHNSTMAAGVAAAAAAASSLTPTTLSVNNKLSLSLGGSLALAKSPKRPARYRRLPSMSPKKSPNPAATQPSAAAIGATAAAAVEAVPFERIPDSFRVYRANNQRDVSDSDDAPSQSSSPCSSCSDFSMSGSCSDFDSDEASDGDAHSDDGDSDSMKGNVMNDDSQGDCTTDAMDLQHATLNNTQGNGNMAISSSDSSSDSDDENSADMLDANALAKQRITRSTPTPTPLQGRGGAMAAARGRGKRRSNLSESTSSTATPPPLIRKAGKLRSATPNASPLVNNIKSRRSTMTASGGHNNSSSTAMTTTLTNNNKSKLHHELEETATVGVAGDLLVRHNSSSQKASLEPLQLVWAKCRGYPWYPALILDPKTPKGFVYNGVPLPAPPTDVLALRKNCIDDVVFLVLFFDVKRTWQWLPANKLDILGIDKQLDQQKLVESRKPAERKAVKKAYQDALLYQSQVSDLEGQGPDPIM, from the exons ATGGGCCTCGACTTTGATGTCGTGGAGTACTGTAAAGgtgtgaaaacaaaacagtcgCTACCGCCATTTGGTTGTCCGGTGCGCGACTGTGATCGCAGCTACAAGACGCTCGTTGGCCTCCAGGGCCATCTCACCAACTACGATCACGACAATCCGCAACCCTTGACGCCCATACTGAAGCCCAATCGAAAAAAGGCGCGCTCATCTCGCGCTCTCCATTCTACGCCCAAAGGCAAtgacagcggcagcggcggtggTGATGGTGGCGGTATCGGAGGTGGTGGTGCCACCAAGAACAACGATAGTGAATTTTCCAACGCTGCCCATCGCAACGTTCACTGCAATCCCGAATCCCTTGTGTCGTACAATGAACTGGAGGCCACGGTCACCTTTAACATCGATGGAAAGAGCGTGCGACTGGGCATCGATGATCCGCTACCCATCGTGGATGACGAAGAGTTTGTGCGACTGGTGGAGCGCGGTTGCATATTAAATGCGGATGCGCCGCCGCTGGAGGAGAAGGCGTCGTGGGCCAAGGTGCAGGTGCCCGTGGCGAATGTACGTGAAATTGCTGACTACCATGTGCCTGATGCTCCAGTTCGTCCGCTGGCCTATTATCGTTTCATTGAGAAGTCTGCCGAGGAGCTGGACGGCGAGATCGAATACGATGTGGATGAGGAGGACTCCGCGTGGCTGGAGCATATGAATGAGCAGCGGGCCAAGCAGAATCTCAATGCCATTGGCATCGATACCATGGAACTGCTGATGGATCGCCTCGAAAAGGAATCACATTTCCAAGCAGCGGCCAATGGCACGCCCACGGGCGTAGAGGTCGATGACGATGCCGTCTGTTGCATTTGCCTCGATGGCGAGTGCCAGAACACCAACGTGATACTCTTCTGCGACATGTGCAACCTGGCTGTGCATCAGGATTGCTATGGCGTACCCTATATACCCGAGGGTCAGTGGCTCTGTCGTCGTTGCCTGCAATCGCCCAGCAAGGCGGTTAACTGTGTGCTCTGTCCCAATGCCGGTGGCGCCTTCAAGCAGACGGATCACGGGCAATGGGCGCATGTTGTGTGCGCCTTGTGGATACCCGAGGTGCGTTTCGCCAACACCGTGTTCCTGGAGCCAATTG ATTCTATTGAGACCATACCGCCTGCTCGCTGGCGTCTCACGTGCTATGTGTGCAAGGAGAAGGGCCTGGGCGCGTGCATTCAGTGCCATCGGAACAGCTGCTATGCCGCCTTTCATGTGACGTGTGCTCAGCAGGCGGGCCTCTATATGACCATGGACACGGTCAAGGATGGCCACAACGATAGCTCGGTGCATGTGCAGAAGTTCGCctactgccacgcccacacgccCGCCGATGCCAAGCTAAAGACCAATGTGCCCGACTTCGAGGACACGCGCCTCAAGATGCGCGAGGCACGCAAGGCGCTGGCCAAGAAGCGTTCGACGGCGCCGGTGGTCTTGATACCCACGATACCACCGGATCGTGTGCAGGAAATTGCGAGCATGGTGCACATGCAAAAGAAGAAGGAGTTCCTCGATCGCATCATTGCCTACTGGACGCTCAAGCGACACTATCGCAACGGTGTACCTCTGCTGCGACGCCTCCAGAGTCAAGGCAATAATCATGGCGTGATTCAGCGCAACGGGATCGAGGGCTCGCCGGACACCAAGGAGCTGTACCGACAGCTTAAGTACTGGCAGTGTTTGCGACAGGATCTGGAGCGAGCGCGACTGCTGTGCGAGTTGGTGCGCAAGCGGGAGAAATTGAAGGTGGCCTTCGTTAAGATCTCCGAGGAGGTGGTAATGCTACAGCTGAATCCCTTGGAGTCGGCGCTGGGCAAGCTGCTGGATGCGCTGGAGACACGCGACACCATGGAGATCTTTCGGGAGCCAGTGGACACCAGTGAAGTGCCCGATTATATGGATATTGTGAAACATCCCATGGACTTGGGCACAATGCGAACGAGGCTCAAAGATTGCCGCTATACATCGCTGGAACAGCTGGAGGCAGACTTTGATCTGATGATACAGAATTGTTTGGCGTACAACAACAAGGATACGGTGTTCTATAGGGCAGGCATACGGATGCGCGATCAGGCGGCGCCATTGTTTGTACAGCTGCGCAAGGAGCTGCAGCGCGATGGACTGCTGGAGCGCAATCAGCGCTCGCATGTGGATCATGTGGAGGGCGAGGTGGAGCAGGAGTTGCGACAGCTGCTGGCGGCGCCACCCAGCGAAGATGTTGTACAAAAGTTGCTCATACTCGCCGACAAGTCGCAGGTGCTTAAGAATCCCAGCTATCGCACCAAGAAGATCAAGCAGATTCGCTTGGAAATCACGCGGATGCGCAAAGCGCTGCAAAAAGCGCGCTTTGCAGCG CGACATGCGGCACATGCGCATTCCCAGACCGACGACGATGAGGACGAGGATACGGGCGTGACGCCGTCCAAGAAACGCACACGCAAACGCCTCAACAGCAGCGCCATGGATTTGGACGAGTCACAGGATATGCAGGTGCAtcacaacgatgacgacgaggacgatgacgatgactcCGAAGATGATTCAATGGCCGAAGATAGTATCAGCAAAAATGCTGGCCATATGGCACAAACGCCGCCCTGCAGTCCCGTCAAGAGtctcaacaacagcagctctCCCGTGGGCATTAATCGAAG GACGGCAATACTGTTGACGCGCAAGGCGCAAGCGGCGCTCAAGCGACCCTCGGAGCAACTGACAACGCCCGTCAAGGAGGAGCATCACAATTCTCAGTCATCCAGCGCACAGTCAACGAGCGCCAGCTCGAGTTCAACAACGACGGCAGCCACAGCGGCATCCAGCATGCTGAATGCATCGCTTGcgactgccacgcccacggcTGCCAGCAACTTTGCGTTGACGCACAACAGCACAATGGCTGCCGGAGTTGCggccgctgcagcagctgcctctAGCCTGACGCCCACGACGTTGTCGGTCAATAACAAGCTTAGCTTAAGCCTGGGTGGCAGTCTGGCGCTGGCCAAGTCACCGAAGCGACCTGCGCGCTATCGTCGCCTGCCCTCGATGTCGCCAAAGAAGTCTCCGAATCCAGCGGCAACGCAACCAAGTGCTGCGGCAATtggagcaacagctgcagctgccgtgGAAGCTGTGCCCTTTGAGCGCATACCGGATAGCTTTCGAGTCTATAGAGCGAACAATCAGCGCGACGTCAGTGATAGCGACGATGCGCCCTCACAGTCAAGCAGTccctgcagcagctgctccgaCTTTAGCATGTCCGGCAGCTGCTCGGACTTTGACAGCGACGAGGCGAGCGACGGCGATGCGCATAGCGATGATGGTGATTCCGACAGCATGAAGGGCAATGTGATGAACGATGACTCGCAAGGGGATTGCACAACGGATGCCATGGACTTGCAGCATGCCACACTGAATAATACGCAGGGCAACGGCAACATggccatcagcagcagtgaCAGCAGTTCGGACAGTGACGATGAGAATAGTGCCGACATGCTGGATGCCAATGCGTTGGCCAAACAGCGAATCACACGCAGCACGCCAACACCCACGCCCTTGCAGGGGCGGGGCGGTGCAATGGCTGCGGCCAGAGGACGTGGTAAGCGACGCAGTAATCTCAGTGAATCGACCAGCTCGACAGCAACGCCGCCGCCACTCATACGCAAGGCCGGCAAGCTGAGATCAGCGACGCCGAATGCATCGCCACttgtaaataacataaaatcgCGACGCAGCACGATGACAGCGAGCGGCGGtcacaacaatagcagcagcacagCCATGACAACGACGCtgacgaacaacaacaagagtaagCTGCATCATGAACTGGAGGAGACGGCAACGGTAGGTGTGGCTGGCGACTTGCTGGTGCGGCACAACAGCAGCTCACAGAAGGCATCGCTAGAGCCGCTGCAGCTGGTGTGGGCCAAATGTCGTGGCTACCCTTGGTATCCGGCGCTTATCTTGGACCCCAAGACTCCTAAGGGTTTCGTGTACAATGGAGTGCCATTGCCGGCGCCGCCAACGGATGTGCTGGCGTTGCGCAAGAATTGCATCGATGACGTTGTCTTTCTGGTGCTGTTCTTCGATGTGAAACGAACGTGGCAATGGCTGCCGGCGAATAAGCTGGACATCCTAGGCATTGACAAGCAGCTGGATCAGCAGAAGCTCGTTGAGTCACGCAAGCCCGCGGAACGGAAGGCCGTGAAGAAGGCCTATCAGGATGCGCTGCTTTACCAGAGTCAGGTATCCGATCTAGAGGGTCAAGGGCCCGATCCCATCATGTGA
- the LOC117570048 gene encoding inner centromere protein A — MEDLLEVLRNSLKLEDELNSLRQTYFEELDQLFYGITPTESGSEAPEIVAPKPINTSITPQQTKKRPKRLASLAENEDNDESDTSAMGETVSQRSSLRKNNSQLLAVAQEEPEEELNTTGALMPPPPIPAPAPAHAIVSVPVAGTPAAETSMSGRPQRAAKLRSEKNLKEPSLNSKLRRPSNDELIQVKLECEQRASQAHLINVTRTEAAPLEVSQAKAKESSHAANTTGLRVMLKREKLSCDSSATLEATKTTLTDETTVLSNTTVANSTATVAAVPAKRGRKKKEVCKPIKVERFSDLDKPSPVSSRTRQGSNGGARNSQESQAPSQRSIYEDAIEEAAPQGAAVVNKTMNLLNVGNVETTFNVATGNATVTLHSDATFQVADDRGDDEKEESMETARQGSMPKTGQENSLLTDDESIVDVKPSKNVASKMPPAALKATKMATRAHELFNPLLQSPVKMRVEAFENAANAQSSLRSKRVKEVAASGSNTTPVIGKLQAPALGRFLTPTQSSSVLPVSSSVGKKAPMSAKAAPLMKASTTTNLKTTNSTSNKTLSRENSGDDFRKGLHQLAEERKKQREQKHLQAAQQREVKERERAERLAKLAKEREEKRLKKEKMEERKRQEMEELQRKMQQQDEAERLKKAKLKEQEREMLHHMKMQQSSAKAMMPPPPKSKYTFEMLHEDDSTDDEGKVSHKRPPVPNWSRSHVRGPAISMQSHCPTDVIDSFFSVEPTTPDLKQIFPNIDPSHLKRNSSVLWSTPPRYSELPKY, encoded by the exons ATGGAAGATTTACTCGAAGTTTTGCGTAATTCTCTCAAATTGGAGGACGAATTAAATTCGTTACGCCAg ACTTATTTTGAGGAACTGGATCAATTGTTTTATGGCATAACTCCAACAGAATCGGGCAGCGAAGCGCCCGAAATTGTAGCACCGAAGCCAATAAACACTTCAATTACACCACAGCAGACGAAAAAGCGGCCAAAGCGTTTGGCATCCCTGGCCGAAAATGAGGACAATG ATGAAAGTGATACCTCTGCCATGGGCGAGACTGTTTCACAGCGTTCGAGTCTGCGCAAGAACAATTCGCAGCTGTTGGCCGTGGCTCAAGAAGAGCCTGAGGAAGAACTCAATACAACAGGAGCACTGATGCCGCCGCCTCCAATTccagctcctgctcctgctcatGCTATAGTTTCCGTTCCAGTTGCAGGAACACCAGCAGCTGAGACTAGCATGAGCGGTCGACCACAACGTGCGGCTAAATTACGTTCGGAGAAGAACCTCAAGGAACCATCGTTAAATAGCAAATTACGTCGGCCGAGCAACGATGAGTTAATCCAAGTGAAATTAGAGTGTGAACAGCGTGCTTCACAAGCCCATCTAATCAACGTCACACGCACTGAAGCAGCGCCCTTGGAAGTGTCTCAGGCAAAGGCCAAGGAATCCAGCCACGCAGCTAACACAACCGGATTACGCGTCATGTTGAAGCGGGAGAAGCTCAGCTGCGATTCATCGGCGACGCTGGaggcaacgaaaacaacacTCACGGATGAGACAACCGTGCTGTCTAACACAACGGTGGCCAATTCAACGGCAACTGTAGCGGCAGTACCTGCTAAGAGGGGACGGAAAAAGAAGGAAGTGTGTAAGCCAATTAAAGTGGAACGTTTCAGCGATCTCGACAAGCCATCGCCTGTCTCCTCGCGCACACGTCAAGGCAGCAATGGAGGAGCACGTAATTCCCAGGAATCACAGGCGCCATCACAGCGTTCCATTTATGAGGATGCCATTGAAGAGGCAGCACCTCAAGGTGCTGCCGTTGTCAACAAAACAATGAACTTGCTCAATGTGGGCAATGTAGAGACCACGTTCAATGTGGCCACAGGAAATGCCACAGTTACACTACACTCTGATGCCACATTCCAAGTGGCAGATGACCGTGGAGATGATGAGAAAGAAGAATCTATGGAGACAGCGCGACAGGGCAGCATGCCCAAAACGGGCCAAGAGAATAGTCTGTTGACTGATGACGAATCCATTGTTGATGTTAAACCCAGCAAAAATGTGGCAAGCAAGATGCCACCAGCAGCCCTCAAGGCCACCAAGATGGCAACGCGAGCTCACGAGCTGTTCAA TCCTTTGTTGCAGAGTCCTGTCAAAATGCGCGTTGAAGCGTTTGAAAATGCAGCTAATGCGCAGTCTAGTCTGCGCTCAAAGCGTGTCAAAGAAGTG GCCGCAAGCGGTAGCAACACGACTCCCGTTATTGGCAAATTGCAGGCACCTGCTTTGGGACGTTTCCTCACCCCAACTCAGAGCTCCAGTGTGCTGCCCGTGAGCTCGTCGGTGGGCAAGAAGGCGCCAATGAGTGCCAAGGCGGCACCACTGATGAAGGCTAGCACGACAACAAATCTGAAGACGACAAATTCGACGTCGAACAAAACGTTGTCCAGGGAGAACAGCGGCGATGATTTTCGCAAGGGCCTCCATCAGCTGGCTGAGGAGAGGAAGAAGCAGCGTGAACAGAAGCATTTGCAGGCGGCTCAGCAACGTGAGGTCAAGGAACGAGAACGTGCCGAACGCTTGGCTAAATTGGCCAAGGAGCGCGAGGAGAAGCGACTTAAAAAGGAGAAAATGGAGGAACGCAAGCGACAGGAAATGGAGGAACTGCAACGTAAAATGCAGCAACAGGATGAGGCAGAACGTCTTAAGAAGGCCAAGCTTAAAGAGCAAGAACGCGAAATGTTGCATCACATGAAGATGCAACAAAGTTCAGCTAAGGCAATGATGCCACCGCCACCGAAGTCCAAGTATACGTTCGAAATGCTGCACGAAGATGATTCTACGGACGACGAAGGCAAGGTGTCCCACAAGCGTCCGCCTGTGCCCAACTGGAGTCGCT caCACGTTCGTGGTCCTGCAATCTCTATGCAGAGTCATTGTCCCACCGATGTCATTGACAGCTTTTTCTCGGTGGAACCAACCACGCCGGATCTGAAGCAGATATTCCCCAACATCGATCCCAGTCATTTGAAGCGCAACTCGAGTGTCTTGTGGTCCACGCCACCGCGCTACTCCGAGTTgccaaaatattaa